A portion of the Bacteroidales bacterium genome contains these proteins:
- a CDS encoding transposase codes for MRKSRRTFTADFKAKVAIEAIKETKTISELAQLYQVHPNLITQWKKDFLTNAGKVFSSAMDESTEVKKLKKENEDLIHQIGQLSVDLNWLKKRFYDPTGYPPADGRTRRRSNEYMLSM; via the coding sequence ATGAGAAAGTCAAGAAGAACATTTACGGCTGATTTTAAGGCCAAGGTTGCTATTGAAGCAATAAAGGAGACTAAGACAATATCTGAACTCGCACAGCTTTATCAGGTACATCCGAATTTAATCACGCAATGGAAGAAAGATTTTTTAACCAATGCAGGAAAGGTATTCAGCTCGGCCATGGATGAGTCTACTGAGGTCAAGAAGCTTAAGAAGGAAAATGAGGATTTGATTCATCAGATAGGACAACTATCGGTAGATCTTAACTGGTTAAAAAAAAGGTTCTATGATCCCACTGGATACCCGCCGGCAGATGGTCGAACGAGAAGAAGGAGCAATGAGTATATGCTATCAATGTGA